A portion of the Marinobacter alexandrii genome contains these proteins:
- a CDS encoding 2-C-methyl-D-erythritol 4-phosphate cytidylyltransferase, producing MEEYAIIVAGGIGSRMKSEVPKQFLLIDDVPIIVHSISSFLNYDDNINIIVVLPEAHIDRWKEIKSNYFSDIEIRTVSGGLTRSASVLSGLTLIKKDGLVAIHDAVRPYVSSRTISESFKSAKDNGSGVSAVELKDSIRELENDSSVARDRSKYVLVQTPQTFRIDDLKKAYEKVGVRLFTDDASVFEAAGYKVTLVKGSYDNIKITTPEDLK from the coding sequence TTGGAGGAGTATGCCATCATAGTGGCAGGAGGTATTGGTTCACGCATGAAGAGCGAGGTGCCAAAGCAGTTTTTGCTTATTGATGATGTGCCGATCATCGTGCATTCCATTAGTAGTTTTTTAAACTATGATGATAATATCAATATCATAGTAGTGCTTCCCGAAGCTCACATAGATCGCTGGAAGGAAATTAAATCCAATTATTTCTCAGATATTGAAATAAGAACAGTAAGTGGGGGATTGACGAGAAGTGCATCAGTGCTTTCAGGTTTGACCCTTATAAAAAAAGATGGTTTAGTAGCTATCCATGATGCAGTTAGACCTTATGTATCCAGCCGTACAATTTCTGAATCTTTCAAATCTGCCAAAGACAATGGTTCTGGAGTCTCAGCGGTTGAGCTTAAGGACTCTATAAGAGAACTTGAAAATGACTCGTCTGTCGCCAGAGATAGATCAAAATATGTTTTAGTTCAAACACCACAAACTTTTAGAATTGATGATCTCAAGAAAGCTTATGAGAAGGTGGGTGTTAGGTTATTTACTGATGACGCAAGCGTGTTTGAAGCTGCTGGATATAAGGTAACCCTTGTCAAAGGTTCTTACGATAATATCAAAATCACAACACCAGAGGATTTAAAGTAA
- a CDS encoding T9SS type A sorting domain-containing protein, whose product MRALKSKFHSFLISCLMLGSASAQLSTQGYSAYVAGGISSGSNFSTEISTGYISEIVKGDGYTILPGLAAANLETSIVSVRAINSSNQVISDDFVGYLLKIRQSGNYDTLDIPTSNSGDFSFASVFHGDYLVVVDSDPEKFVATYFGDTFSWDEADVLKLDSDTTTQIVMTNIPPVLDENDGEGLVKGTVEEDFEDEEGRIAARRRAKGRKCGLKQRRRGGRTEQDEFTLIAYGETNNDGEFEYGFLPQGTYRFFVEYPGIPIDESSFVEFNVGEAGVSDNQFTLAALVTEEGITIELILGLTSEFFTNFNIYPNPTVNKVNISYDKILSDKISMELIDMNGNMLLKRDLKKENQSIMELDLAEYSSGQYLLKFFDHQNNKTAMTFRVIKR is encoded by the coding sequence ATGAGAGCGTTAAAGAGTAAATTTCACTCGTTTCTGATCTCCTGCTTAATGCTTGGATCAGCTAGTGCTCAACTATCTACTCAAGGTTACTCTGCATATGTTGCCGGTGGCATCTCTAGTGGTTCCAATTTTTCAACGGAGATTTCAACGGGATACATAAGTGAAATAGTAAAAGGAGATGGATACACCATATTACCAGGATTAGCTGCTGCTAATCTTGAAACTAGTATTGTGAGTGTTAGAGCAATAAATAGTTCCAATCAAGTAATATCAGATGATTTCGTAGGCTATTTGCTTAAAATCAGACAATCTGGAAATTATGATACACTTGACATTCCAACTTCTAACTCAGGAGATTTTTCCTTCGCATCAGTCTTTCATGGTGACTACTTAGTGGTTGTTGATTCTGATCCAGAAAAATTTGTAGCGACTTATTTCGGCGATACGTTTTCATGGGATGAAGCCGATGTATTGAAACTAGACAGTGATACCACAACTCAGATTGTCATGACAAACATTCCTCCAGTTTTAGACGAGAATGATGGAGAAGGTCTAGTCAAAGGAACTGTTGAAGAAGATTTTGAAGATGAGGAAGGAAGAATAGCTGCAAGAAGAAGAGCAAAAGGTAGAAAATGTGGATTAAAACAAAGAAGAAGAGGAGGGAGAACTGAGCAGGATGAGTTCACACTCATTGCTTACGGAGAGACGAACAATGATGGGGAGTTTGAATATGGATTCCTACCACAAGGAACCTATCGATTCTTTGTTGAATATCCTGGAATTCCTATTGACGAGTCTTCATTCGTAGAATTTAATGTTGGCGAAGCTGGTGTTTCTGATAACCAGTTTACTTTGGCAGCACTAGTTACCGAGGAAGGGATTACTATAGAATTGATTCTTGGATTAACGTCTGAATTTTTTACCAATTTCAATATCTATCCAAACCCAACAGTAAATAAGGTTAATATTAGCTACGATAAAATCTTATCAGACAAAATAAGCATGGAGCTAATAGATATGAATGGCAACATGCTACTTAAAAGAGATTTGAAGAAAGAAAACCAAAGTATAATGGAACTCGATCTAGCAGAATATTCCAGTGGTCAATACTTACTAAAATTCTTCGATCATCAGAACAACAAAACTGCAATGACCTTTAGAGTCATTAAACGATAA
- a CDS encoding tail fiber domain-containing protein yields MKKFYFLLLCLLFSNLLFAQKIPFQGRLLDAGKPFNGTADIQFSISSPSWTETINDVVVTDGYYAVVLGQITPLPDTLFQVSREVSLNITVNGETLSPVILYAPMPSPSIAGGRYEITNNTGDLRAELSYFEPNDAGSLVLYGANDSTKVILGTTTPGYEGALFLYDSIRNQGVRIESRNDGGRFQFVQRDNANSLKSAIVGSTFGDENAGISLYGGDQEGSSIALMVDMYASNLDQGGAPLSDGYRRGGIDIYNYLGSQTHNIYSATDPGGSDPSGFSGSMNIWGTSTPNIGLTAPVDQNNNLGHINVYGQNDDGGSWTVTNIGLHTQDIGGGNTGAVIFMGNSQNGGIYNETIVLDSHNGTGQGGLVIVRDAADADRIYLDGGNGSISANRTDGGSAINFFVAGDNGGISIQNAADQNKLFYEASAGTLELRDDPGATTITLDGNLGDINATGTVTAAVVTQTSDRRLKKNIQSLEKPLENVLKLRGVSYQWKDEFKSQRNQIGVIAQEVEEVYPEFVHTNDEGMKAVNYAQMTPVLIGAIKELNKKVEKLEAENTELKTSLTEVQTLRTEMDQLMKMLGGSKAASK; encoded by the coding sequence ATGAAGAAGTTTTACTTTCTATTGCTCTGCCTTTTATTTTCAAATTTGCTTTTCGCACAAAAAATTCCTTTTCAAGGGCGTTTATTAGATGCTGGTAAGCCCTTTAATGGAACTGCCGATATACAATTCAGCATTTCAAGTCCATCATGGACCGAGACCATTAACGATGTAGTAGTAACAGATGGCTATTACGCAGTAGTATTGGGACAAATAACACCTTTACCCGACACGCTCTTTCAGGTATCCAGAGAAGTCAGTCTTAACATTACTGTAAATGGCGAAACATTAAGTCCTGTGATTTTATATGCTCCAATGCCAAGTCCTTCCATAGCAGGTGGTAGGTATGAAATCACAAATAACACAGGAGACTTACGTGCTGAGTTAAGTTATTTTGAGCCTAATGATGCAGGGAGTTTAGTTCTATATGGTGCTAATGATTCAACCAAAGTGATTCTTGGAACAACTACACCTGGCTATGAAGGTGCTTTATTCCTTTATGATTCCATCAGAAATCAAGGTGTAAGAATAGAATCTAGAAATGATGGTGGTAGATTTCAATTTGTACAACGAGACAATGCTAACTCACTAAAAAGTGCAATAGTGGGTTCAACGTTTGGAGACGAAAATGCTGGAATTTCATTGTACGGAGGAGATCAAGAAGGAAGTAGTATTGCTCTGATGGTTGACATGTATGCTTCAAATCTTGATCAAGGTGGTGCTCCTCTTTCTGATGGGTACAGAAGAGGTGGAATTGATATCTATAATTATCTCGGAAGCCAAACGCACAATATTTATTCCGCTACAGATCCTGGAGGTAGTGACCCTTCCGGCTTTTCTGGCTCAATGAATATATGGGGAACCAGCACACCTAACATAGGATTAACTGCTCCAGTAGATCAAAACAACAATCTAGGACACATCAATGTTTATGGGCAAAATGATGACGGAGGATCATGGACAGTAACTAATATAGGGTTACACACTCAAGACATTGGAGGCGGCAACACAGGTGCTGTCATCTTTATGGGTAATAGTCAAAACGGTGGCATTTACAATGAGACAATAGTACTAGACTCTCATAATGGAACAGGTCAAGGTGGACTGGTCATCGTACGCGATGCTGCAGACGCTGACAGAATATATCTAGATGGTGGCAATGGCAGTATTTCTGCCAATCGTACAGATGGTGGTAGTGCAATAAATTTCTTTGTAGCAGGCGACAATGGAGGGATATCGATTCAGAATGCCGCAGATCAAAATAAACTATTTTATGAGGCAAGCGCAGGAACTTTGGAGCTCAGGGATGATCCAGGCGCTACTACAATCACACTAGATGGTAATCTTGGGGATATTAATGCTACAGGAACTGTTACAGCAGCTGTTGTCACTCAAACTTCTGATAGGAGATTAAAGAAGAATATCCAAAGCTTAGAAAAGCCTCTTGAAAACGTCTTAAAACTGAGGGGAGTCTCTTACCAATGGAAAGATGAGTTTAAATCGCAAAGAAATCAAATTGGTGTGATCGCACAAGAGGTGGAAGAAGTCTACCCAGAATTCGTACATACAAACGATGAAGGTATGAAAGCAGTAAACTATGCACAGATGACACCTGTGCTTATAGGGGCAATCAAAGAACTCAACAAAAAGGTTGAGAAACTGGAAGCTGAAAATACGGAACTGAAGACCTCTCTAACAGAAGTACAGACTCTACGAACTGAAATGGATCAACTGATGAAAATGTTAGGTGGCAGTAAAGCAGCAAGCAAATGA
- a CDS encoding DUF2795 domain-containing protein, with product MYWTLELASYLEDAPWPATKDELIDFSIRSGAPLEVVENLQELEDDGQPFENIEEIWPDYPTKEDFFFNEDEY from the coding sequence ATGTATTGGACACTTGAACTTGCTTCTTACTTAGAAGACGCCCCATGGCCCGCCACAAAAGATGAATTAATTGATTTTTCTATCCGATCTGGAGCTCCATTGGAAGTAGTAGAAAACCTACAGGAACTCGAAGATGACGGACAGCCCTTTGAAAATATCGAAGAAATCTGGCCTGACTATCCCACGAAGGAGGACTTCTTCTTTAACGAGGATGAATATTAG
- a CDS encoding DUF349 domain-containing protein, producing MDIIQVSFGFIKDGKVFRSSWGENPDREIGEVRDEDSEKSTQFFQERFSDLEKKINEVTEKIDATENKGSFLMKLVHLREHLPEHDGLGDYQALLDNILRYESLVRDIIQKNRIRNTEIKTALIEEAKESVEIINWKEATEKITDLKSRWIKTGSAEEDKNEILEEQFWDIIKGFFDRKKQFFEDKQKLTDHRKRQYEELVEGAKKLSEIHGKERFNKVKELKERWKEIGGIPSEFYKPLNNDFNQQLKGDRFIPPKDYSETLSKLMGIKSGKEPFNKDEIDKLKKDLFRDKNRNPEKHKCLELIQLLNEREFVLKLAYKRFPEYAKLDSEKKESVKTGIIKDLISRDQEDLKIYEENSANFSSSDGRMNKVVESKIKSQKRKIEVKSKLLNWVESGEF from the coding sequence TTGGACATTATACAAGTATCATTTGGATTTATTAAAGACGGCAAGGTCTTTAGAAGCAGCTGGGGAGAAAACCCAGACAGAGAAATTGGAGAAGTAAGAGATGAAGACTCAGAAAAATCTACTCAGTTTTTTCAAGAGCGCTTTTCTGACCTTGAAAAAAAGATCAACGAAGTGACTGAGAAAATTGATGCCACAGAAAACAAAGGCTCATTTTTAATGAAGCTAGTCCATTTAAGAGAACATTTACCTGAGCATGATGGACTTGGAGACTACCAAGCTTTGCTAGATAACATTTTGCGATACGAATCTCTTGTCAGAGATATCATCCAGAAAAATCGAATCAGGAATACAGAAATAAAAACAGCTCTCATTGAAGAAGCCAAGGAATCAGTAGAAATTATTAATTGGAAAGAAGCGACTGAGAAGATCACCGACCTAAAAAGTAGGTGGATAAAGACTGGAAGTGCGGAAGAAGATAAAAATGAAATTCTTGAAGAACAATTTTGGGATATTATTAAAGGATTTTTTGATCGAAAAAAACAATTCTTTGAGGATAAGCAAAAGCTGACAGATCATAGAAAAAGACAATATGAAGAGCTTGTAGAGGGGGCAAAAAAACTTTCCGAGATTCATGGTAAAGAGCGTTTCAATAAAGTAAAAGAATTGAAAGAACGGTGGAAGGAGATAGGTGGTATACCCTCAGAGTTTTATAAACCTTTGAATAATGATTTTAATCAACAATTGAAAGGGGATAGGTTCATTCCTCCAAAAGACTACTCTGAAACGCTATCCAAATTAATGGGTATTAAATCAGGTAAGGAACCATTCAATAAAGACGAAATTGATAAACTAAAGAAAGATCTGTTTCGAGATAAGAATAGGAATCCAGAGAAGCATAAATGTTTAGAGCTTATTCAATTGCTAAATGAGCGTGAATTTGTCCTCAAACTTGCATATAAGCGCTTTCCTGAATATGCGAAACTAGACTCTGAAAAAAAGGAAAGCGTTAAAACAGGGATAATTAAAGATTTAATATCCAGAGACCAAGAGGATTTAAAGATTTATGAAGAAAATTCAGCCAACTTTTCTTCATCCGATGGAAGAATGAATAAAGTGGTTGAAAGTAAAATTAAGAGTCAAAAACGGAAAATTGAAGTGAAGTCAAAACTATTAAATTGGGTAGAATCAGGAGAATTTTAA
- the ettA gene encoding energy-dependent translational throttle protein EttA — translation MSDEKIIFSMSGVNKIHPPQKQVLKNIYLSFFYGAKIGVLGLNGAGKSSLLRIIAGKDTDYQGEVVFSPGFSVGMLEQEPELDPEKTVIEVVREGVKEINDLLKEYEEVNAKFSEPEILEDPDKMNKLIELQGKIQEKLDATGAWEIDHKLERAMDALRTPPEDAVIKNLSGGEKRRVALCRLLLEQPDVLLLDEPTNHLDAESVLWLEQYLQQYEGTVIAVTHDRYFLDNVAGWILELDRGEGIPWKGNYSSWLEQKEKRLAKEDKQESKRQKTLQRELEWVRMSPKGRQAKAKARLSAYDKLLGEEAKEKESQLELYIPPGPRLGAKVIEASGVAKGYGDKLLYEDLSFSLPQGGIVGVIGPNGAGKSTLFKMITGNETPDKGSFEVGETVVMSYVDQEHDQLDPNKSVFEVISEGNEIIDLGGREMNARAYVSKFNFSGQDQGKKVGTLSGGERNRVHLALTLKRGANLILLDEPTNDLDVNTLRALEEALENFGGCAVVITHDRWFLDRIATHILAFEGDSQAYWFEGNFTEYEENRKKRLGDEAPKRIKYKKLTD, via the coding sequence ATGTCAGACGAAAAGATCATCTTCTCAATGTCGGGAGTCAACAAGATTCACCCGCCACAAAAACAAGTACTTAAGAATATTTATCTGTCATTTTTCTATGGTGCGAAAATAGGAGTACTAGGCCTAAATGGGGCTGGAAAGTCCTCATTACTTCGCATAATTGCCGGAAAAGATACAGATTATCAAGGTGAAGTAGTGTTTTCCCCTGGTTTTTCCGTCGGAATGCTTGAGCAAGAACCAGAATTGGATCCAGAAAAAACAGTCATTGAGGTGGTTCGTGAGGGAGTAAAAGAAATCAATGATTTATTAAAAGAATACGAGGAGGTTAATGCTAAATTTTCTGAGCCTGAGATTTTAGAAGATCCTGATAAGATGAACAAGCTCATCGAACTGCAAGGGAAGATACAAGAAAAACTTGATGCAACAGGGGCGTGGGAGATAGACCATAAGCTAGAAAGAGCCATGGATGCACTACGTACCCCTCCTGAAGATGCTGTGATTAAAAACCTATCTGGAGGGGAAAAGAGAAGGGTAGCTTTGTGCAGACTCTTATTAGAACAACCAGATGTATTGCTCTTAGATGAGCCGACTAACCATTTGGATGCAGAGTCAGTACTGTGGTTGGAGCAGTATTTACAACAGTATGAAGGAACTGTTATCGCAGTAACTCACGATAGGTACTTCCTCGATAATGTTGCTGGATGGATTCTTGAACTAGATAGGGGAGAGGGAATTCCATGGAAAGGAAATTATTCAAGCTGGTTAGAGCAGAAAGAAAAAAGACTTGCAAAAGAAGATAAGCAAGAGTCTAAAAGGCAAAAGACCCTTCAACGTGAATTGGAGTGGGTAAGAATGAGCCCTAAAGGGCGACAAGCGAAGGCCAAAGCCAGGCTAAGTGCGTACGATAAACTTTTAGGAGAAGAAGCGAAAGAAAAAGAAAGCCAATTAGAATTGTATATTCCACCGGGCCCGCGGTTGGGTGCTAAGGTTATTGAGGCAAGTGGGGTGGCAAAAGGATACGGTGATAAACTGCTATACGAGGATTTGTCCTTTAGTTTACCACAAGGAGGAATTGTAGGAGTAATTGGCCCCAATGGAGCAGGAAAGTCTACATTGTTCAAGATGATTACTGGAAATGAAACACCCGATAAAGGAAGCTTTGAAGTAGGGGAGACTGTGGTGATGAGCTATGTGGACCAAGAGCACGATCAACTTGATCCAAATAAATCGGTATTCGAAGTGATTTCTGAAGGAAATGAGATTATTGATTTGGGAGGTAGAGAAATGAATGCACGCGCATATGTCAGCAAATTCAATTTTTCAGGACAAGATCAGGGAAAGAAAGTAGGAACACTTTCTGGAGGGGAACGAAATCGAGTGCACTTAGCATTGACCCTCAAAAGAGGAGCCAATTTGATTTTACTGGATGAGCCTACGAATGATTTAGATGTGAATACGCTAAGAGCACTGGAGGAGGCACTAGAAAATTTCGGAGGATGTGCGGTGGTAATCACTCACGATAGGTGGTTTCTGGATCGTATTGCTACACATATTCTTGCTTTTGAAGGAGACTCTCAAGCTTATTGGTTTGAAGGTAATTTCACTGAGTATGAAGAAAATAGGAAGAAACGTTTAGGAGATGAAGCACCCAAGCGAATCAAATACAAGAAATTAACGGACTGA
- a CDS encoding amidohydrolase family protein: MKKLTLALCTLMIVISSSAQRTIIHAGTLIDGVSKKAFTERSIIVDGKKISSIENGYVSPNDGDVVIDLKNHTVMPGWIDMHVHMEGETSPDRYIREFTDNPADKAFASVNIAERTLLAGFTTVRDLGGTGVNVSLRDAINKGTVDGPRIFTAEKSLSITGGHADPSNGYRDDLMGNPGPDVGVVNGVDDARKAVRQRYKNGADLIKITATGGVLSVAKDGQGAHFQEEEIIAIVEAANDLGFHVAAHAHGDEGMRRAVANGVKTIEHGTYMSDATMDLMIKNNSYLVPTITAGMEVANNAKKPGYYPKVVAEKARVIGPKIQGTFARAYKKGVPIAFGTDAGVFKHGENAREFGYMVEVGMPAMETIICATSNNAALLGIGDELGMLKKGFLADIVAVPGNPLNDIEVMKDVRFVMKEGKIYKK; the protein is encoded by the coding sequence ATGAAAAAACTAACCTTAGCCTTATGCACTTTGATGATTGTGATATCATCATCTGCTCAGAGAACCATTATTCATGCCGGTACACTGATAGATGGAGTATCCAAAAAAGCGTTTACCGAAAGGTCTATTATCGTAGATGGCAAGAAAATTTCATCCATTGAAAATGGCTATGTTTCACCAAATGATGGTGATGTAGTCATTGACTTGAAGAATCATACCGTGATGCCAGGATGGATTGATATGCATGTACATATGGAGGGAGAAACAAGTCCAGATCGATACATACGAGAGTTTACTGACAATCCAGCAGATAAGGCCTTTGCATCTGTCAACATAGCAGAACGGACGTTATTGGCAGGATTTACGACAGTTCGTGATTTGGGAGGTACAGGCGTCAATGTTTCATTAAGGGATGCGATCAATAAGGGTACTGTTGATGGCCCAAGAATTTTCACAGCGGAAAAGAGTCTGTCAATTACTGGAGGACATGCAGATCCTAGCAATGGGTATAGGGATGATTTGATGGGAAATCCAGGTCCAGACGTAGGGGTGGTTAATGGAGTGGATGATGCAAGAAAAGCAGTTCGTCAGCGCTACAAAAATGGAGCAGACCTTATTAAAATAACGGCTACTGGTGGAGTGCTTAGTGTAGCAAAAGATGGGCAAGGAGCTCATTTTCAAGAAGAAGAAATTATTGCCATAGTGGAAGCAGCCAATGATTTGGGATTTCATGTGGCAGCCCATGCGCATGGCGATGAAGGTATGCGAAGGGCGGTAGCAAATGGTGTGAAAACCATTGAGCATGGTACCTATATGAGTGATGCTACTATGGATTTGATGATTAAGAATAACTCTTATCTGGTTCCTACTATTACTGCCGGGATGGAAGTAGCGAATAACGCAAAGAAGCCAGGATATTATCCGAAAGTTGTAGCTGAGAAGGCTCGTGTGATTGGGCCGAAGATTCAAGGCACATTTGCTCGGGCTTATAAAAAAGGGGTGCCGATCGCTTTTGGTACTGATGCTGGGGTTTTTAAACATGGAGAGAATGCCAGAGAGTTTGGATACATGGTGGAGGTAGGAATGCCTGCCATGGAAACAATCATTTGTGCAACTAGCAACAACGCCGCTTTACTTGGAATCGGAGACGAATTGGGAATGTTGAAAAAAGGTTTTTTGGCTGACATTGTAGCTGTTCCTGGCAATCCTCTGAATGATATAGAAGTGATGAAAGACGTGAGATTTGTGATGAAAGAAGGAAAGATTTATAAGAAGTGA
- a CDS encoding head GIN domain-containing protein — protein sequence MKTLITLLLSIIIVFPSLGQGRTVDVGSFSELSLGISGTVYLKQGSTQSVEIECDQDIFDKIEFEIRGDKLVIKKEGKWNWNDGWRRSEVDIYITMDEIEGVSVSGSGSIESDGMLKTEDVRLSVSGSGNMELDLNSDEMDLRISGSGSIRLNGEANEAEAKISGSGRVKAEDLTVKIFQASISGSGSCYITATDEVSANISGSGSVYYAGNPDRVVSNSSGSGKVRKM from the coding sequence ATGAAAACATTAATAACCTTATTATTATCTATAATCATTGTGTTCCCATCTCTGGGGCAAGGAAGAACTGTTGACGTAGGCAGCTTCAGTGAATTATCATTGGGCATTTCAGGAACTGTTTATTTAAAGCAAGGATCTACCCAAAGCGTCGAGATTGAATGTGACCAAGACATTTTTGATAAGATTGAATTCGAAATACGCGGTGATAAATTAGTCATTAAAAAAGAAGGTAAGTGGAATTGGAATGATGGTTGGAGAAGATCGGAAGTTGACATCTATATTACCATGGATGAAATAGAAGGAGTCTCTGTAAGTGGAAGTGGATCAATCGAGAGTGATGGAATGCTTAAAACAGAAGATGTTCGATTATCTGTAAGTGGGTCTGGAAATATGGAGCTTGACCTTAATAGTGATGAAATGGATCTCAGAATTTCTGGATCAGGAAGCATACGATTAAATGGAGAAGCAAATGAGGCTGAAGCAAAGATCAGCGGATCGGGAAGGGTAAAAGCTGAAGATCTTACCGTAAAGATATTTCAAGCATCCATTAGTGGGTCTGGCAGCTGTTACATTACTGCTACGGATGAGGTTAGTGCAAATATATCAGGAAGTGGAAGTGTCTACTATGCAGGCAACCCTGATCGTGTTGTTAGCAATTCTTCTGGTAGCGGAAAAGTAAGGAAGATGTAG
- a CDS encoding CAP domain-containing protein produces MKIPLFLLSLLWFTSSNIPDEQTALTDEEINMILDRHNYWRADVGVNEKLEWSDEMAALAADWAKKLKRKKCGWEHRPDNKFGENLFKGTAGVFDAAYVVDAWASEKADYNYKRNKCKSGKMCGHYTQMVWQTTKKVGCAKIECDGMDIWVCNYDPPGNWVGKKPY; encoded by the coding sequence ATGAAGATCCCTTTATTCTTATTAAGCCTGCTATGGTTTACTTCTTCCAACATCCCTGATGAACAAACAGCTCTAACGGATGAAGAAATCAACATGATACTAGATCGACATAACTATTGGCGTGCTGATGTAGGCGTTAATGAGAAACTAGAATGGTCCGACGAAATGGCAGCTCTGGCAGCAGATTGGGCCAAGAAGTTAAAAAGAAAAAAATGTGGCTGGGAACACAGACCTGATAATAAATTCGGGGAGAACCTTTTCAAAGGAACGGCAGGCGTTTTTGATGCTGCTTATGTGGTAGATGCTTGGGCTAGTGAGAAAGCAGACTACAATTACAAGAGAAATAAATGTAAGTCAGGAAAAATGTGTGGTCACTACACGCAGATGGTATGGCAAACAACTAAAAAAGTAGGCTGTGCAAAAATTGAATGTGATGGCATGGACATTTGGGTCTGCAACTATGATCCCCCTGGCAATTGGGTTGGTAAAAAACCATACTAA
- the egtB gene encoding ergothioneine biosynthesis protein EgtB produces the protein MQSVISSEFKLLDNYQRVRAQTQFLCDPLEIEDFVVQPVIDVSPLKWHLGHTTWFFENFILAPNVEGYKVFHPKYALLFNSYYISAGDRWSRENRGQLTRPTVKEVFEYRDYVNQHMSNFLMEGVSDEIAEIVILGINHEQQHQELFLYDIKRILGDNPLYPAYREDQIAVKRVKSNTDWLKIPESIYEIGFQGKGFHFDNEEGVHKVFLHAYQIGSSLVTNGEYIEFINSGAYTSHSLWLSEAWDWVNKNNICAPRYWEMIDGEWWHYTLYGFEKINSGDPLCHVSYYEADAFARWKGCRLPTEQEWEVACNTFSPKVSNKGNFVEENNFRPIQTEDHNFFGNVWEWTSSPYVSYPYYNPPAGALGEYNGKFMVNQMVLRGGSFGTARSHIRSTYRNFFHPHLRWMFSGIRLAKHI, from the coding sequence TTGCAATCTGTTATTTCTTCCGAATTCAAATTATTAGATAACTATCAGAGAGTGAGGGCGCAAACTCAATTTCTTTGCGACCCACTGGAAATAGAGGACTTTGTTGTCCAACCCGTAATAGATGTAAGTCCGTTAAAATGGCATCTTGGACATACGACTTGGTTTTTTGAAAACTTTATCCTCGCTCCCAATGTAGAAGGCTATAAAGTATTTCATCCTAAGTATGCTCTTCTATTCAATAGTTACTATATCTCCGCGGGAGATAGATGGTCTAGAGAAAACCGAGGGCAGCTCACTAGACCCACAGTTAAAGAAGTATTTGAATACAGAGATTATGTGAACCAGCATATGTCCAATTTTCTAATGGAAGGGGTTTCTGATGAAATAGCTGAAATAGTTATACTGGGAATTAATCATGAGCAGCAGCATCAAGAGTTATTTCTATATGATATTAAGCGCATATTAGGAGATAATCCACTCTATCCTGCTTATCGGGAAGATCAAATTGCGGTAAAAAGAGTCAAATCTAATACTGACTGGTTAAAGATTCCTGAGAGCATCTATGAAATTGGTTTTCAGGGTAAAGGTTTTCATTTTGATAATGAGGAAGGAGTTCATAAAGTTTTTCTGCATGCATACCAGATAGGATCTAGTTTAGTTACTAATGGTGAATACATAGAGTTTATAAATAGTGGTGCTTATACCAGTCATTCCTTGTGGCTTTCTGAAGCTTGGGATTGGGTAAATAAAAATAACATTTGTGCTCCACGATATTGGGAGATGATTGATGGTGAATGGTGGCATTATACACTTTATGGATTTGAGAAAATTAATAGCGGCGATCCGTTGTGTCATGTTTCGTATTATGAGGCAGATGCTTTTGCTAGATGGAAAGGTTGCCGATTGCCCACCGAGCAAGAATGGGAAGTAGCTTGTAACACATTCTCACCTAAAGTATCTAATAAAGGAAATTTTGTAGAAGAAAATAATTTCAGACCTATTCAAACGGAGGATCATAATTTTTTCGGAAATGTATGGGAGTGGACTTCAAGTCCGTACGTTTCCTATCCATATTATAATCCTCCTGCTGGGGCTTTAGGAGAATACAATGGGAAATTCATGGTGAACCAAATGGTACTCAGAGGTGGATCTTTTGGAACGGCTAGAAGCCACATTCGATCTACCTATCGGAATTTTTTTCACCCCCATTTACGTTGGATGTTTTCTGGTATTCGCCTCGCTAAGCATATTTAA